The genome window CAAAGGACATCACCGCGCGGACGAACGGCGCGGTCGCGATCGAAACCTTCCCCGGCGGCACCCTGCTGGAAGCCAAGAACATGGTGCGGGGCGTCATGCAGGGGCAGGCCGACATCGGCTGCATCAGCATCGCCTACCACCCGGGCGCGTATCCCTTTCTCAGCGTATTCGAGCTTCCCCTGGGCTTCACGTCCGCCGAGGACGCGAGCCGGGTCATGTGGGACGTCTACAGCAAACACCAGCCCAAGGAACTCGCCAAGATCAAGGTCATCGCGCTGTATTCCAGTGCGCCGTCCCAGATCATGAGCGCGAAACCCGTCACAACGCCGGAGGACCTCAAGGGGCTGACGCTGCGCTCCTCCGGCATTCTGGCCGACGTTGCCGCCGCGTTCGGCGCGTCTCCGGTTTCCATGCCCCAGAGCGACACGCCCGAAGCCCTGCAAAAGGGCGTGGTGCAGGGCGTGTTCTCCTCCTTCGACGTGCTGAAGGACTATAACTTCGCGGAAAGTTGCCGCTACGGCCTGATTCTGGACGGCCCGGTCTACCCCTTCATGGTGTTCATGAACCTGAAAAAATGGGAATCCCTGCCCGAAAACGTGCAAAAGGCCATCATGGACCTGGCCCCGGAACATTCCGCGTGGACCGGCAAGTACGTGGACGCCCACGGCCTTGACGCGGTGCAATGGTCCGAGAAGACCCACAATTTCGCGCTGGCCCGCCTTGACGGCGCGCAAAAGCAGGCGCTGTTGCAAAAAGCCGGGCCGGTCATAGACGCCTGGGTCAAACGCGCGAACGACAAGGGCGTGGACGCCAAAGCCCTGCTGGAAGAAGTGACGCACGCAAAAGAGGCGTCAGGCAAGTAGCGCCGCCGCGTCAAAAGGACATTCCATGAACAGCTTTCTGGACATATCGGAAAAATGGCTGCGGTACGCGTCCCTCGCGGCGGCGACCCTCGGGGGGCTGGCCATGCTGGCCATGCTCGCCGTTGTCGCGGCGAACATCGCGTTGCGGCCTTTCGGCGAGTCCGTCAGAGGAACGGTGGAAATCAGCGGGTATCTCTGCGCGCTGGCCGTGGGGCTGTGCATGCCCGCGGCCCAGGCCGTGGGCAGCCATATCGCGGCGGGTGTCTGGGTTTCCTCGCTGCCGAGGCCGGTCCGTTTATTCCAGAAGGAAGTCAGCAGCCTGATCTGCGCCGCGCTCCTCGTGCTGGTCGCCCGCGAGCTGTTCGGCATTGCCGCGTACGCGCGCGACATGGGCGAATACATCGAGGGGTTTGACATCTCCTACTATCCCATGGCCGTGGGGTTTGCCTTCGGCGTTTGCCTGCACGCGGCGATCTTTGCGCACGGGG of uncultured delta proteobacterium contains these proteins:
- a CDS encoding putative Tripartite ATP-independent periplasmic transporter, DctQ component family protein (Evidence 3 : Function proposed based on presence of conserved amino acid motif, structural feature or limited homology), producing MNSFLDISEKWLRYASLAAATLGGLAMLAMLAVVAANIALRPFGESVRGTVEISGYLCALAVGLCMPAAQAVGSHIAAGVWVSSLPRPVRLFQKEVSSLICAALLVLVARELFGIAAYARDMGEYIEGFDISYYPMAVGFAFGVCLHAAIFAHGALRAVFPAPKTDRGGAA
- a CDS encoding TRAP dicarboxylate transporter-DctP subunit, with amino-acid sequence MNTTPGTRMPIMALFCLVLLAFLPEYADAAPIRLRYANFPAAATFPCVAMEQWAKDITARTNGAVAIETFPGGTLLEAKNMVRGVMQGQADIGCISIAYHPGAYPFLSVFELPLGFTSAEDASRVMWDVYSKHQPKELAKIKVIALYSSAPSQIMSAKPVTTPEDLKGLTLRSSGILADVAAAFGASPVSMPQSDTPEALQKGVVQGVFSSFDVLKDYNFAESCRYGLILDGPVYPFMVFMNLKKWESLPENVQKAIMDLAPEHSAWTGKYVDAHGLDAVQWSEKTHNFALARLDGAQKQALLQKAGPVIDAWVKRANDKGVDAKALLEEVTHAKEASGK